The sequence AAACACGATGTGGTGGTCTACCCAGAGAACAACAAGGTGTTAGTCAGGGCTGTCGATGAGATCTATGCCAAGCGTCCGACCAATTACTGGGATGCAGATAACCAAGATTAATCTGGTTAACCTCAAACAAAATAAAGCGCACCTAAGGGTTTAATGCAAAACCCTTAGTGTGTTTCGGTTTACCTCATTCACCTTAATGCTCTGATTACTATTTCGCCCAATCATAAAGAAAATCAGCATTATTGAGTCATACCTTTCGTAGCATTCTTAGCTGCACTACCTCATTCTCAAGTTGATTAACAAACAGATGACCTTTTAGCTGTAAAGCAAGCCAGCTATCAATCTCTACCTAAATTTAGACAGGCCAATAAGAGTGTTTTTTTAGTATATGACTATACTCAAGGAGGCATGGCTAAATCCAACCTCGGCTTGCCGCCGATTCTAAGGGTTAACAAGCACAAGCGAGCTATCTTGGCCAAATATTTAGAGGATGTTTTCATGATTAACCTATCGCTCAAGGCAAGATTACTTGGCAATACAGCCATAGTCATCGGCCTGTTAGTTCTCAGCTCTGGATACGCTATTTACAGCATGAATCAAATAGGAAAAGAGTTAAAGGCTGTTGCCGAGCAAGATATTCCGCTCACAGATAAGCTCGCCGCCATCACCACTCATCAGCTTGAACAAGCAATTCAATTTGAACGAAGTCTGCATTTCGGCACAACGATGGGAAGGGAACCTGATAACCGAGAGCATTTTAACGCTGCAATGCATCATTTCGCCGCCCTCACTCCTAAGATCGAAGCCGAAATCTTCGAAGCAGAAGCCATGGCTAAAGAAGCCATGGTGGGAGCAACGGGAACCATCTACACTGAATTCGAGTCTGTTTTGACAGCATTGAAACAAATTGAAACCGAACACAAAGGTTTTGTCGAACACGTGCATCAGGTATTTGACCTTCTGCAAAAGGGTGAGTTACATGAAGCAGAGATGATGGTTCAAAAAGTTGAACACGAAGAAGATAAACTCGATCAAGAACTCTCAGCCTTATTACATGAGATAGGTAGGTTTACCGAAGCCAGTGCCCGACATGCTCAAGACTATGAACATCAGGCTATCTGGGTGTTAAGCTTACTGTCTGGAGCCAGTATTATCATAGGCCTATTAACCAGTTGGCTCACCACCAACATGATCATTCGTGGGATTAAGCAAGCAACAAATATGGCCGAGGGAGACATAAACCACCAGATAGAAGTCAACAGCAAGGATGAAATAGGAGAGCTGTTAACCGCCATGAATGAAATGCGCCTCCGACTAGTCAATATGATCAATCATATTTCAGAGACTACGGTACGGCTTTCAGCTGAATCGGAGCAGCTAGCCGATGTCTCTCAGCAAACCAGCCAAGTGATCGATGAACAACGCAAAGAGACTGAGATCGTCGCCACCGCCATGAATCAATTAACAGTGACTTCTCAAGAGGTCGCCTC is a genomic window of Shewanella psychrophila containing:
- a CDS encoding methyl-accepting chemotaxis protein — its product is MAKSNLGLPPILRVNKHKRAILAKYLEDVFMINLSLKARLLGNTAIVIGLLVLSSGYAIYSMNQIGKELKAVAEQDIPLTDKLAAITTHQLEQAIQFERSLHFGTTMGREPDNREHFNAAMHHFAALTPKIEAEIFEAEAMAKEAMVGATGTIYTEFESVLTALKQIETEHKGFVEHVHQVFDLLQKGELHEAEMMVQKVEHEEDKLDQELSALLHEIGRFTEASARHAQDYEHQAIWVLSLLSGASIIIGLLTSWLTTNMIIRGIKQATNMAEGDINHQIEVNSKDEIGELLTAMNEMRLRLVNMINHISETTVRLSAESEQLADVSQQTSQVIDEQRKETEIVATAMNQLTVTSQEVASNLAHTANSTTEANKQTDDGAKIVQQAVVQIDELAKQIDISVQAIAEVDQQSAAITTVLDVIKGIAEQTNLLALNAAIEAARAGEQGRGFAVVADEVRTLAGRTQQSTQEINSIIDKLQTGSSKAVAVMEQSREQSQAAVEYSTRSGMALTKIAEAIDSIHQMNVQIASAADEQSAVSQDVDQNITKIHTMSVELATGAEKHSLAGQSLSKMSGELEEMVKQFQQGH